In a genomic window of Sulfuriferula nivalis:
- a CDS encoding 16S rRNA (uracil(1498)-N(3))-methyltransferase — protein sequence MSRFYFPDTIQTHQDYALPDAAAHHAARVLRLNVGDHITLFNGTGEEYAASITFIDKRNVNVHIESCQNTSRESPLKTTLVQGISSGDRMDYTLQKAVELGVTHIQPVSCARSVVKLNDERADKRRIHWQNLVISACEQCGRNTVPQVAPVMSLNAWLNLPSTSQLRLLFAPDAEHTLHTLAAPTGPIELLAGPEGGFTPDEYQAALATQHTAIRLGPRVLRTETAALAALSAMQTLWGDF from the coding sequence ATGTCACGATTTTATTTCCCCGATACGATACAAACTCATCAAGACTACGCACTTCCCGATGCCGCAGCCCATCATGCCGCACGCGTGCTACGCCTCAACGTTGGCGATCACATCACGTTGTTTAATGGTACAGGCGAAGAATACGCTGCCAGCATTACATTTATTGACAAGCGCAACGTCAATGTACATATCGAAAGCTGCCAAAATACGAGCCGCGAATCACCACTAAAGACCACATTGGTACAAGGAATTTCCAGCGGTGACCGCATGGACTACACTTTGCAAAAAGCCGTCGAACTCGGCGTAACACACATACAGCCAGTCAGTTGTGCACGTAGTGTAGTCAAACTAAATGACGAACGTGCTGATAAGCGCCGCATCCACTGGCAGAATCTGGTTATTTCCGCATGCGAACAATGCGGGCGCAACACCGTGCCCCAAGTTGCACCCGTCATGTCATTAAATGCATGGCTGAATCTCCCCAGCACCAGCCAACTGCGCCTGCTGTTCGCGCCAGACGCCGAACACACACTACACACGTTAGCAGCCCCTACCGGCCCCATAGAATTACTGGCGGGCCCTGAAGGCGGCTTTACACCAGACGAATATCAGGCAGCACTCGCCACACAGCACACCGCCATACGCCTCGGTCCACGCGTATTACGCACCGAAACGGCCGCCCTGGCCGCCCTGAGCGCAATGCAAACCTTATGGGGTGACTTTTAG
- a CDS encoding thioredoxin family protein yields MVSLQTPVCDFGWKAPEFDLPGIDGKRYSLSTAMGENGLLVMFICNHCPYVQSIRPRLVRDCRELRDVHGINSIAIMSNDPADYAEDSFENMAKVAAEFDFPFPYVFDESQAVARAYDAVCTPDFFGLNRDGGLQYRGRFDASRKETAPEGVRRDLFEAMVQVATAQKGPAAQIPSMGCSIKWK; encoded by the coding sequence ATGGTTAGTTTACAAACCCCTGTGTGTGATTTTGGCTGGAAGGCGCCGGAATTTGATTTGCCTGGCATCGACGGCAAACGTTATAGCCTGTCGACGGCAATGGGCGAAAATGGCTTGCTGGTTATGTTTATCTGCAATCATTGTCCTTATGTGCAGTCTATACGTCCACGTTTAGTGCGCGATTGTCGTGAGTTGCGCGATGTGCACGGGATTAACAGCATAGCGATTATGTCGAATGATCCAGCTGATTATGCTGAAGATAGCTTTGAAAATATGGCTAAAGTAGCGGCGGAATTTGATTTCCCGTTTCCTTATGTGTTTGATGAGTCACAAGCAGTAGCGCGAGCTTATGATGCAGTGTGTACCCCCGATTTTTTCGGCTTAAATCGTGACGGTGGGTTGCAGTATCGTGGGCGGTTTGATGCGTCACGCAAGGAAACCGCGCCCGAAGGTGTGCGTCGTGATTTATTTGAGGCTATGGTGCAGGTGGCTACCGCGCAAAAGGGGCCTGCTGCGCAAATTCCAAGTATGGGATGCTCTATTAAATGGAAATGA
- the argA gene encoding amino-acid N-acetyltransferase produces the protein MPTKLNAMPTTSPTSFVHWFRAAAPYIHAFRGKTFVLAFGGEVLSDGHFTRLAHDVNLLNSLGVRLVLVHGVRPQVETHLIERNAEIRYIDGLRVTDADALMCVKEAVGEVRVEIEALLSMGLPNSPMANADIRVASGNFVTARPLGVRLGVDLLHTGAVRKINVAAIRQRLDDNDIVLLSPLGYSPTGEIFNLSLEDVACATAQALGADKLIFLMETDGVQNSEGELLRSLNVTEAKQLLAHKEHLTEDVGYYLPCAISACEQGVRRVHLISRHTDGALLSELFTHNGVGTMLTPSRLETLRTANIDDVGGILALIHPLEEEGMLVRRSRERLEMEITRFIVLEHDGMLIGCAALYPFTDDNAGELACLAIHPDYRGQDRGDALLESIESAARQLHLSRLFVLTTHTAHWFIEHDFVNASVNDLPTQKQLLYNYQRRSKVFVKNII, from the coding sequence ATGCCAACTAAACTCAACGCCATGCCTACCACATCACCCACCTCATTTGTCCACTGGTTCCGTGCTGCCGCACCTTACATTCATGCTTTTCGTGGCAAAACCTTTGTGCTTGCATTTGGTGGTGAAGTATTAAGCGATGGTCATTTCACCCGACTGGCACACGACGTCAATTTACTTAACAGTTTAGGTGTGCGTTTAGTCCTGGTTCACGGCGTACGTCCACAAGTAGAAACCCATCTGATCGAACGCAATGCGGAAATTCGTTACATAGATGGTTTGCGCGTGACTGACGCTGACGCATTGATGTGCGTCAAAGAGGCCGTGGGTGAAGTGCGGGTAGAAATTGAAGCTTTGCTGTCTATGGGGCTTCCCAACAGCCCCATGGCCAATGCCGATATTCGTGTCGCTTCAGGCAATTTTGTCACCGCACGTCCGCTGGGCGTACGTCTGGGTGTCGATTTGCTGCATACAGGTGCGGTACGAAAAATCAACGTAGCCGCAATACGGCAACGTCTTGATGACAACGACATTGTGCTGCTATCACCCCTAGGCTATTCACCCACAGGTGAAATTTTCAACCTGTCGCTTGAAGACGTGGCATGCGCAACTGCTCAGGCATTAGGCGCTGACAAACTCATTTTTTTAATGGAAACTGATGGTGTACAGAATTCAGAAGGCGAATTATTACGCAGCCTGAACGTGACTGAAGCCAAACAATTATTGGCGCACAAGGAACATCTTACTGAAGACGTGGGCTATTACTTACCATGTGCCATCAGCGCCTGCGAGCAAGGCGTACGTCGCGTGCACCTGATTAGCCGCCACACCGATGGCGCATTACTCAGCGAATTGTTTACCCATAATGGTGTAGGCACCATGCTCACCCCCAGCCGTCTGGAAACCCTGCGCACAGCTAACATTGACGACGTGGGTGGCATACTTGCACTCATCCATCCGCTTGAAGAAGAAGGCATGTTAGTGCGCCGCTCCCGTGAGCGACTGGAAATGGAAATCACCCGCTTTATCGTGCTCGAACATGATGGCATGCTCATAGGGTGCGCCGCACTCTACCCATTTACGGATGATAATGCTGGCGAACTGGCCTGCCTTGCCATCCATCCAGACTATCGTGGTCAAGATCGCGGCGACGCGCTACTAGAGTCCATAGAAAGTGCGGCTCGCCAGCTGCATTTAAGCCGTTTATTCGTGCTGACTACCCATACTGCACACTGGTTTATTGAACATGATTTCGTCAATGCCAGCGTCAATGATTTACCAACACAGAAACAACTGCTATACAATTACCAGAGACGGTCCAAAGTGTTTGTAAAAAATATAATATAA
- the pyk gene encoding pyruvate kinase gives MIRRTKIVATLGPSSNDAKVLDAMMEAGLDVVRLNFSHGTAQDHIDRAELVRSLARARGRAVGVLADLQGPKIRVGKFENTKITLETGDKFILDANCTLGNQERVGLDYKDLPKDLERGATLLLDDGRIEMWVEEVKGAEIICKVIQGGVLSNNKGINRKGGGLSAAALTEKDIEDLKTAAALQADYIAISFPRSAEDMHLARRLLKEAGGHGMLVAKIERAEAIEALEEIVLASDAIMVARGDLGVEVGDAAVPALQKKMIRIARKHNRPVITATQMMESMIQNPIPTRAEVSDVANAVLDGTDAVMLSAETAAGLYPVEAIAAMHRVCIEAEKETGIEFNRRHATTEIVEVDESIALAAIYTATHLENVKAIAALTQSGSTCLWMSRVSTAVPIYALTPEVGTRRKVTLYRGVYPINFKVDSKDRDELLIEAEEELRRRGAVREGDLIVLTIGEPIGQAGGTNTMKIVKVGEYKTRNN, from the coding sequence ATGATACGCAGAACTAAGATAGTCGCAACATTAGGCCCTTCATCAAACGATGCAAAAGTATTGGATGCAATGATGGAAGCGGGTTTGGATGTAGTGCGTTTGAACTTTTCTCATGGTACAGCCCAAGATCATATAGACCGTGCTGAATTAGTCCGTTCGCTTGCTCGTGCGCGCGGTCGCGCAGTTGGCGTGTTAGCGGATTTGCAAGGTCCAAAAATTCGTGTGGGTAAGTTTGAGAATACAAAGATCACCTTGGAAACAGGGGATAAATTTATACTTGATGCGAACTGTACTTTAGGTAATCAGGAGCGTGTAGGTCTGGATTATAAAGATCTGCCTAAAGATCTGGAGCGTGGTGCAACATTGCTACTGGATGATGGCCGCATCGAAATGTGGGTAGAAGAGGTTAAAGGCGCGGAAATTATTTGCAAAGTCATACAAGGTGGCGTGCTTTCAAATAATAAAGGTATTAACCGCAAAGGTGGTGGCCTGTCAGCAGCGGCTTTGACCGAGAAAGATATTGAAGATCTGAAAACTGCGGCGGCATTACAAGCTGATTACATCGCTATTTCTTTTCCACGGTCTGCAGAAGATATGCATTTGGCTCGTCGCCTGCTTAAAGAAGCTGGCGGTCATGGTATGTTGGTGGCTAAAATTGAACGAGCTGAAGCTATTGAAGCTTTAGAAGAAATCGTGCTGGCTTCAGATGCCATCATGGTGGCACGTGGAGACTTGGGTGTTGAAGTTGGTGATGCTGCAGTACCTGCGTTACAAAAGAAAATGATACGCATTGCGCGTAAACATAATCGCCCAGTGATTACTGCAACCCAGATGATGGAATCAATGATACAAAATCCGATTCCTACGCGTGCAGAGGTATCTGACGTGGCAAATGCGGTGCTGGATGGTACTGATGCGGTTATGTTGTCAGCAGAAACGGCTGCAGGATTGTATCCAGTAGAAGCGATAGCAGCAATGCATCGGGTCTGTATAGAAGCAGAGAAAGAAACCGGGATAGAGTTCAATAGAAGGCATGCGACTACTGAAATAGTGGAAGTAGATGAGTCTATCGCTCTGGCTGCTATTTATACGGCTACACATTTAGAAAATGTGAAAGCGATTGCTGCATTGACTCAATCAGGTTCAACCTGCCTGTGGATGTCACGAGTAAGCACAGCTGTGCCTATTTATGCGTTGACGCCTGAAGTCGGTACGCGTCGTAAAGTGACTTTGTACCGTGGCGTGTACCCTATCAATTTCAAAGTTGATAGTAAGGACAGGGATGAGCTGCTAATAGAAGCTGAAGAAGAGTTGCGCCGTCGTGGCGCGGTGCGTGAAGGTGATTTGATCGTATTGACTATCGGTGAGCCTATTGGACAGGCAGGTGGTACCAACACCATGAAGATAGTTAAGGTCGGCGAGTACAAAACACGCAACAATTAA
- a CDS encoding phosphoglycerate kinase — MAVIKVTDLDLKGKRVFIRADMNVPVKDGKVTSDARITASMRTIEHCMKAGAKVMVTSHLGRPTEGEFSAENSLQPVADVLSANVGKPVRLIKDWINGGFDVADGELVLLENVRFNVGEKKSLDETAKKYAALCDVFVMDAFGTAHRAEASTHGVAKFAPIAAAGILLTEELEALTKALLSPARPMVAIVGGSKVSTKLTVLEALSEKVDQLVVGGGIANTFIKATGKNVGKSLCEDDLVPVAQALMVKMTARNATIPIAVDVVCAKKFDANEPAVLKDVGDVADDDMIFDIGPKSAQELADIIMKAGTVVWNGPVGVFEFDQFGAGTKTIADAIANTSAFTLAGGGDTIAAIQKYDIFDKVSYISTAGGAFLEFLEGKTLPAVEILEQRAAG, encoded by the coding sequence ATGGCTGTTATCAAAGTAACTGATCTTGATCTTAAAGGTAAACGTGTATTTATTCGTGCTGATATGAATGTGCCTGTTAAAGATGGCAAAGTCACTTCTGATGCGCGTATTACTGCTTCTATGCGCACTATTGAGCATTGCATGAAAGCGGGCGCTAAGGTGATGGTTACGTCGCATTTGGGTCGCCCAACTGAAGGTGAGTTTTCTGCTGAGAATTCATTGCAGCCAGTAGCAGATGTGTTGTCTGCGAATGTCGGTAAGCCAGTGCGTTTAATCAAAGACTGGATTAACGGTGGTTTTGATGTGGCAGATGGTGAATTAGTACTGCTGGAAAATGTGCGTTTCAACGTAGGCGAAAAGAAAAGCCTGGATGAAACAGCGAAAAAATATGCTGCGTTGTGTGATGTGTTTGTGATGGACGCATTTGGTACAGCTCACCGTGCAGAGGCTTCTACCCATGGTGTGGCTAAATTTGCACCTATCGCCGCCGCAGGTATTCTGCTGACGGAAGAGTTGGAAGCGTTGACTAAAGCATTGTTAAGTCCAGCTCGTCCTATGGTAGCAATCGTAGGTGGCTCTAAAGTGTCAACCAAGTTGACCGTGTTAGAAGCGCTTTCAGAAAAAGTGGATCAGTTGGTTGTGGGTGGTGGTATCGCTAACACCTTCATCAAGGCAACAGGCAAAAACGTAGGTAAATCATTGTGTGAAGATGACTTAGTCCCAGTAGCTCAGGCACTGATGGTTAAAATGACTGCACGTAATGCAACCATACCAATAGCGGTAGACGTGGTGTGTGCAAAGAAATTTGATGCTAACGAGCCAGCTGTGTTGAAAGATGTGGGCGATGTGGCTGATGATGATATGATTTTCGATATCGGCCCAAAATCAGCACAAGAACTTGCAGACATTATCATGAAAGCGGGTACCGTGGTTTGGAATGGTCCAGTTGGTGTGTTTGAGTTTGATCAATTTGGCGCAGGTACAAAAACCATAGCTGATGCGATTGCTAATACCAGCGCGTTTACTTTGGCTGGTGGTGGTGACACTATTGCAGCGATACAGAAATATGATATCTTCGATAAAGTTTCATATATTTCTACAGCAGGCGGCGCTTTCCTGGAATTCCTGGAAGGTAAGACATTGCCAGCAGTAGAAATTCTGGAACAACGCGCAGCAGGTTAA
- the fba gene encoding class II fructose-bisphosphate aldolase (catalyzes the reversible aldol condensation of dihydroxyacetonephosphate and glyceraldehyde 3-phosphate in the Calvin cycle, glycolysis, and/or gluconeogenesis), whose protein sequence is MALVSLRQLLDHAAENGYGLPAFNVNNLEQVHAIMQAADACNSPVIMQASAGARKYAGASFLRHLITAAVEAYPHIPVVMHQDHGASMPVCVRSITDGFSSVMMDGSLKEDGKTPASYEYNVEITRKVVEIAHSVGVSVEGELGCLGSLETGMAGEEDGQGAEGVLDHSQLLTDPEEAADFVKKTGVDALAIAIGTSHGAYKFTRPPTGDILAISRIKEIHARIPNTHLVMHGSSSVPQEWLKIINDFGGDMGETYGVPVEEIVEGIKHGVRKVNIDTDLRMASTGAVRKFLAENRSEFDPRKFLIASTKAMQEICRLRYEAFGSAGQASKIKAVDLEKMAAKYAKGELAAIIK, encoded by the coding sequence ATGGCACTCGTTTCATTACGTCAATTATTGGATCACGCAGCAGAAAACGGTTATGGTTTACCTGCGTTTAACGTAAACAACCTTGAGCAAGTTCACGCTATCATGCAGGCAGCTGATGCATGTAACAGCCCAGTGATCATGCAAGCATCAGCAGGCGCACGCAAATATGCGGGTGCGAGCTTTTTGCGTCATTTGATTACTGCTGCAGTTGAAGCGTATCCACATATTCCAGTTGTTATGCATCAGGATCACGGTGCTTCTATGCCTGTTTGTGTACGTTCAATTACCGATGGTTTTTCATCAGTAATGATGGACGGTTCTTTGAAAGAAGACGGTAAGACACCTGCAAGCTATGAATACAACGTGGAAATCACGCGTAAAGTTGTCGAAATCGCTCACTCAGTTGGCGTTTCAGTTGAAGGTGAGTTAGGTTGTCTGGGTTCACTGGAAACCGGTATGGCTGGCGAAGAAGATGGTCAAGGTGCAGAAGGCGTGCTGGATCATTCACAATTGTTGACAGACCCAGAAGAAGCAGCTGATTTCGTTAAGAAAACAGGTGTTGATGCTTTGGCGATCGCGATTGGTACTTCACATGGTGCTTACAAATTCACACGTCCACCTACAGGTGATATTCTGGCTATCAGCCGTATCAAAGAAATTCACGCACGTATTCCTAACACCCACTTGGTCATGCACGGTTCTTCTTCAGTGCCACAAGAATGGTTGAAGATCATCAACGATTTTGGTGGTGATATGGGTGAAACATATGGCGTGCCTGTTGAAGAAATCGTTGAAGGTATCAAGCACGGTGTGCGTAAAGTAAATATTGATACTGACTTGCGTATGGCTTCTACTGGTGCTGTGCGTAAATTCTTGGCTGAAAACCGTTCAGAATTTGATCCACGCAAATTCCTGATTGCTTCTACTAAAGCGATGCAAGAGATTTGCAGATTGCGTTATGAAGCATTTGGTTCAGCTGGTCAAGCAAGCAAAATCAAAGCTGTGGACTTGGAAAAAATGGCTGCTAAATACGCTAAAGGCGAATTGGCTGCGATTATCAAGTAA
- a CDS encoding inositol monophosphatase family protein — protein MLNQIIDVVKRVAQAEVMPRYLKVAHTRKTDGSMFTEADMACQNALVAELQKIAPYPVLGEEMTDAEQAAQWDLGDAGLWCIDPIDGTSNFVNGIPYFAISVALMRHGRSVLGVIYDPVADEMFYAEQGKGAFLNGEALPISTRSPNLARSLAGVDLKRISDNITAQIAMRPPYSSQRNFGASTLDWCYVAAGRMDVYLHGGQKLWDYAAGCVIVQEAGGHCCTLTHDDFWAEKPWQRSVIAALGEGLFNEWRDWVRKAAITPICIE, from the coding sequence ATGTTGAATCAAATAATTGACGTTGTTAAGCGCGTCGCACAAGCGGAGGTTATGCCGCGTTATCTGAAAGTGGCGCATACACGTAAAACAGACGGCAGTATGTTCACTGAGGCCGATATGGCATGTCAAAATGCTTTGGTGGCGGAGTTGCAAAAAATCGCACCTTACCCAGTGCTGGGTGAGGAAATGACTGACGCCGAACAGGCCGCGCAATGGGATTTGGGTGATGCGGGATTGTGGTGCATAGATCCGATAGACGGTACGTCCAATTTTGTAAATGGTATCCCCTATTTTGCGATTTCAGTGGCGCTAATGCGGCATGGTCGGAGCGTGTTGGGTGTAATTTATGATCCTGTTGCTGATGAGATGTTTTATGCAGAGCAGGGTAAAGGTGCTTTTTTGAATGGCGAAGCTTTGCCGATTTCGACTCGCTCACCCAATTTGGCGCGCAGTCTGGCTGGTGTTGATCTGAAACGTATCAGCGATAATATCACTGCGCAGATTGCCATGCGCCCACCTTACAGCTCGCAGCGGAATTTTGGCGCAAGCACGCTGGACTGGTGCTATGTGGCGGCGGGGCGTATGGATGTGTATTTGCACGGTGGCCAAAAACTCTGGGATTACGCGGCAGGTTGCGTGATCGTGCAAGAAGCAGGTGGCCATTGTTGCACGCTTACTCATGATGATTTCTGGGCAGAAAAACCTTGGCAGCGTTCAGTTATTGCGGCGCTGGGAGAGGGTTTGTTTAATGAGTGGCGCGATTGGGTACGTAAGGCGGCAATAACACCAATTTGCATTGAATGA
- the gap gene encoding type I glyceraldehyde-3-phosphate dehydrogenase, producing the protein MAIKVGINGFGRIGRMAFRAIAKDFPSIEVVAINDLLDPEYLAYMLQYDSVHGRFNGTVSVEGNTMTVNGKKIRLTAERDPANLKWDEVGADIIIESTGFFLTKESCQAHINAGAKKVVQSAPSKDDTPMFVYGVNHTKYAGEAIVSAASCTTNCLAPVAKVLNDNFGIKRGLMTTVHAATATQKTVDGPSSKDWRGGRGILENIIPSSTGAAKAVGVVIPELNKKLTGMAFRVPTSDVSVVDLTVELLKETTYADICAAMKAASEGEMKGVLGYTTDKVVSTDFRGHTCPSIFDVDAGIALDATFVKVVAWYDNEYGYTCNMLRLVETVAK; encoded by the coding sequence ATGGCAATTAAAGTAGGTATTAACGGCTTCGGTCGTATTGGTCGTATGGCGTTCCGCGCAATCGCTAAAGATTTCCCTAGCATTGAAGTCGTCGCTATTAATGACTTGTTAGATCCAGAATATTTGGCATACATGTTGCAATACGATTCAGTACACGGTCGCTTCAATGGCACAGTGTCTGTTGAAGGCAACACCATGACAGTTAATGGCAAAAAAATTCGTTTGACAGCAGAGCGTGATCCAGCGAATCTGAAGTGGGATGAAGTTGGTGCTGATATCATTATCGAATCAACAGGTTTCTTCTTGACCAAAGAAAGCTGCCAGGCACACATCAACGCTGGCGCTAAAAAAGTGGTACAAAGCGCACCATCTAAAGATGACACCCCTATGTTTGTGTATGGCGTAAACCACACCAAATATGCAGGTGAAGCGATTGTTTCTGCTGCTTCTTGCACCACTAACTGCTTGGCTCCAGTAGCTAAAGTGTTGAATGATAATTTCGGCATCAAACGCGGCTTGATGACAACTGTACACGCAGCAACTGCGACACAGAAAACTGTTGACGGTCCTTCAAGCAAAGACTGGCGTGGTGGTCGTGGTATTCTGGAAAACATCATTCCTTCTTCTACTGGCGCTGCTAAAGCGGTAGGCGTGGTTATTCCTGAACTGAACAAGAAACTGACTGGTATGGCATTCCGTGTGCCAACTTCTGACGTTTCAGTGGTTGATTTGACAGTCGAATTGCTCAAAGAAACAACTTACGCTGACATTTGCGCTGCAATGAAGGCTGCTTCTGAAGGTGAAATGAAGGGCGTGTTAGGCTATACCACTGATAAAGTGGTTTCAACTGACTTCCGTGGTCATACTTGCCCATCTATTTTTGACGTAGATGCAGGTATTGCGCTGGATGCTACTTTCGTTAAAGTCGTAGCTTGGTACGATAACGAATATGGTTACACATGCAACATGTTACGTTTAGTAGAAACTGTAGCTAAGTAA
- the tkt gene encoding transketolase, translating into MATRNELANAIRALAMDAVEKAKSGHPGAPMGMAEIAEVVWNHHLRHNPTNPKWADRDRFVLSNGHGSMLIYALLHLTGYDLPIEEIKNFRQMHSKTPGHPEYGYTAGVETTTGPLGQGITNAVGMAMAEKLLAAEFNKPDHEIVNHHTYVFLGDGCLMEGISHEACALAGTWGLGKLIAFWDDNGISIDGHVEGWFTDNTPMRFESYGWHVIAGVDGHNAEAVEAAVQAAKAVTDKPTMICCKTIIGKGSPNKEGTHDVHGAALGAQEVADTRKNLGWNHAPFEIPADVYEGWDARTKGKGLETLWNNKFAEYAKAYPAEAAEFKRRMASELPANWDAHLAQAVAAINVKAETVATRKASQIAINALAPALPEFLGGSADLTGSNLTNWTGCHHVHGKSTGNYISYGVREFGMSHIMNGMALHGGLLPFGGTFLMFSEYARNALRMAALMKQRVIWVFTHDSIGLGEDGPTHQPVEQTATLRMIPNMDVWRPCDTVETIVAWGFGVARHDGPTSLILSRQNLPFMARDEATVANIARGGYVLKDVANPQVVLIATGSEVELAVNAQAALAESGIAARVVSMPSTNVFDRQDAAYKASVLPKGIVRVAIEAGVTGFWHKYVGLEGAVVGMDTFGESAPAPALFKHFGFTVENVVSKVKGVL; encoded by the coding sequence ATGGCAACTCGTAACGAATTGGCAAACGCCATCCGCGCATTGGCGATGGATGCTGTTGAAAAAGCGAAATCTGGTCACCCAGGCGCACCTATGGGGATGGCAGAAATTGCTGAAGTAGTTTGGAATCACCATCTACGTCACAATCCAACAAATCCTAAATGGGCTGATCGCGACCGTTTCGTATTGTCGAATGGCCATGGTTCCATGTTGATTTATGCATTATTGCATTTGACTGGCTATGATTTGCCAATTGAAGAAATCAAGAATTTCCGCCAGATGCATTCTAAAACGCCAGGTCACCCTGAGTATGGTTACACAGCTGGTGTAGAAACAACTACCGGTCCTTTGGGCCAAGGTATCACCAATGCTGTTGGTATGGCGATGGCTGAGAAATTGCTGGCAGCTGAATTTAACAAGCCTGATCATGAAATCGTTAATCATCACACCTATGTGTTCCTGGGTGACGGTTGCTTGATGGAAGGTATTTCCCACGAAGCGTGCGCGCTGGCAGGTACATGGGGTCTGGGCAAACTGATCGCATTCTGGGATGACAACGGTATTTCTATCGATGGTCACGTAGAGGGCTGGTTTACCGACAATACGCCTATGCGTTTTGAATCTTACGGCTGGCATGTGATTGCTGGCGTGGATGGTCACAATGCAGAGGCAGTTGAAGCCGCAGTGCAAGCTGCAAAAGCGGTAACCGACAAGCCAACCATGATCTGCTGCAAAACCATTATCGGTAAAGGTTCACCGAATAAAGAAGGTACGCATGATGTGCATGGCGCGGCTTTGGGCGCGCAAGAAGTTGCTGATACTCGTAAAAATCTGGGTTGGAACCATGCGCCATTTGAAATTCCTGCTGATGTTTATGAAGGCTGGGATGCGCGTACTAAGGGCAAAGGTCTGGAAACGCTGTGGAACAACAAATTTGCAGAATATGCTAAGGCTTATCCAGCCGAGGCTGCTGAATTCAAACGCCGTATGGCGAGTGAATTGCCGGCTAACTGGGATGCGCATTTGGCACAAGCAGTTGCTGCAATTAACGTTAAGGCGGAAACAGTTGCTACACGTAAAGCGTCACAAATCGCAATTAATGCACTGGCACCTGCATTGCCAGAATTCCTCGGTGGTTCAGCTGACTTGACGGGTTCTAACTTGACCAACTGGACAGGTTGCCATCACGTACACGGCAAATCTACAGGTAATTACATTTCCTACGGTGTGCGCGAGTTTGGTATGAGCCACATTATGAATGGTATGGCGTTGCATGGTGGTTTGTTGCCATTCGGTGGTACATTCCTGATGTTCTCTGAGTATGCACGTAATGCATTACGTATGGCTGCATTGATGAAACAGCGCGTTATCTGGGTATTTACCCATGACTCTATCGGTCTGGGTGAAGACGGTCCTACTCACCAGCCAGTTGAGCAAACCGCTACATTGCGCATGATACCTAACATGGATGTATGGCGTCCTTGCGATACCGTAGAAACTATTGTTGCCTGGGGTTTCGGTGTTGCGCGTCATGATGGTCCTACCAGTCTGATTTTAAGTCGTCAAAACTTGCCATTCATGGCGCGTGATGAAGCGACTGTCGCAAATATCGCCCGTGGTGGTTATGTGCTGAAAGATGTTGCTAATCCACAAGTTGTGCTGATTGCAACTGGTTCTGAAGTTGAGTTGGCAGTAAATGCACAAGCTGCATTGGCTGAGTCAGGTATTGCTGCTCGCGTGGTTTCTATGCCTTCTACTAACGTATTTGACCGTCAAGATGCGGCTTACAAAGCCAGCGTATTGCCTAAAGGTATAGTGCGCGTTGCAATTGAAGCGGGTGTGACTGGCTTCTGGCATAAATATGTTGGTTTGGAAGGTGCGGTTGTGGGTATGGATACATTCGGTGAGTCTGCCCCTGCTCCAGCATTGTTCAAACATTTCGGCTTCACAGTTGAAAACGTAGTAAGCAAAGTTAAAGGCGTGTTGTAA